In Geitlerinema sp. PCC 9228, the sequence GTCGAGTAATTGCCGCTTTTGGTTTTGCGGGATTTTTTGGGATTTAAGCCCAATTTCTCAAACAGCAGGTAGCTTAGTTGCTTGGGAGAATCCAAGTTAAATTCTTCGCTGGCGGCTTCGTGGGCTTGTGCGGCTAATTTTTCCAAATCTTGGTGCAATTTTGCCGACAGGGAGGCTAAATAGTCGGTATCCACGCGAATGCCGCAATATTCCATATCGGCAAGAACTGGTTCCAGGGGTTGTTCTACTTCTAGCAGCAACCGATGCAGGGGGGGAATGGCTGCCAATTCTTCTTTGAGGTGGTAAGAAATTCGCCGGGTGGTGTAAACATCCATGCCGCAGTAGTAGGCAACGCTGGGAATGTCTACATCGGCGATGGTTTGTTTTTTGGGAACTAGTTCGTTGTAGGTGGGAACGCTAAGATTTAAATATTTTTGGGCGAGGTGGGAAAGGTTGTGAATGCCTTCTGGGTCTAATAAATAGCTGGCTAGCAGGGTATCGAAGACTACGCCTGCCAGGTCGATATTTTCGCATCGCCATAAAATGGAACGGTCGAATTTGCCGTTTTGCAGAACTTTGGGGTATTGTTCGCTTTCTAAGATGGGTTGCAGGATTTGCAAGACTTCCTGTTTTTCTAGTTGCTTGCCCTGTTGGTGGGAGATGGGAATATACGCTACTTCGGTGGGTTGGCTACCCCAGCAACAGCCCAAACCGACCAATTGGGCATGGCGGGGATTGAGGGCGGTGGTTTCGGTATCCCAGGCGACGGGATTTTCTGGGTCGGTGTGGGTTTTGAGAATGTTGGTGAGTTGGGTTAGTTTTTCCTGGGTGTCAACAATCCAGGGTTGAATGAGGCGGGTGGTTTCCTGTTTTTGGGCGGTATCTGCGGCGGAGAAAAACCAGGTTTGTTCGTCTTCGTCTTGGTTTTCGGTTTCGCTGTTTTGAGGGGGGTGGATTTCCAGGGGATTTCCCCCTAGTAAGGATTGGATGGTTTGGATTTGTTTGCTGAATTGTTTGAGTTCGAGTTTGACGAGTAAAGGTTCTAGGGTGGTAATGTTAAATCCTTGTAGTTTTAAGGATTTGATGTCAGTTTCTAGGGGAACGTTGCAGTCAATTTTGGCCATGAATTGGGAATGGTAGGCATGTTCTTTGCCGGTTTCGAGTTTTTTGCGGGTAGCGCCTTTGATTTCTTCGAGATGTTGGTAGATGTTGTCGAGGGTTTGGTAGGTTGATAATAATTTGGTGGCGGTTTTTTCGCCGATGCCTTTGACGCCGGGAATGTTATCGGATTTATCGCCGCAAAGGGCTTTGAAGTCTACGACTTGGGTGGGGGCAATTTGTAAGGTTTCGCGAACATTTGTTTCCCGGTAGGCAGTCAAACCGTTGCTTTTGCTGGAGGGGTATAATAGTTCGATATGTTGTTGGTCGTTGATGAGTTGGAATAAGTCGCGATCGCCGCTGAGAATTTTTACCCAATAGCCTTGGCTGGCAGCTTTTTGGGCAAGGGTTCCTAAGATATCGTCGGCTTCGTATCCGGCGGCGGTGACTACGGGTAGGTTGAGGGCTTGTAAAAGTTTTTGTAGGTATTCTAAATCTTCGAGAAAATCTTCTGGGGCTTCTGCGCGATCGCTTTTATAATTAACATCGGCATCGTGGCGAAAGGTGGGGGTAGATAGGTCAAACGCGATCGCTAAATGTTGGGGTTTTTCTGCTTCCATTACCTGCAACAGCGACTTGAGAAACCCATAGCAAACGCTGGTGGGAATGCCGGTAGAGGTTTTCAAACCGCCACTGGGTCGATTGGCAAAAGCGTAATAGGAACGAAAGGCTAAGGAATGTCCGTCTACCAAAATAATGGGAGAATCGTTTTTCGAGGAATTGGTGGCTTCAAACATAGATATTTTTTGATAGAAATAACCAACAGATTTACGATAGGGCGCTGTACAAAACATCCCTACATAAAAATTTCCATGGTATAGGTAGATTGCTATTTATTTGATAATTCTGGGCAAAAAAATACCCGCCCTTCCCTAGGATAGCGGGTATCGAGAAAACGAGCAATTCTAGAGATTCCCAAAATTTGACACTCTCACGAATAGAATTCGTGAGATTCTCGCTTCATCGGGTGTGCCTAGATAGATTAGCTATGAACTAGTCCATCCCC encodes:
- the polA gene encoding DNA polymerase I; its protein translation is MFEATNSSKNDSPIILVDGHSLAFRSYYAFANRPSGGLKTSTGIPTSVCYGFLKSLLQVMEAEKPQHLAIAFDLSTPTFRHDADVNYKSDRAEAPEDFLEDLEYLQKLLQALNLPVVTAAGYEADDILGTLAQKAASQGYWVKILSGDRDLFQLINDQQHIELLYPSSKSNGLTAYRETNVRETLQIAPTQVVDFKALCGDKSDNIPGVKGIGEKTATKLLSTYQTLDNIYQHLEEIKGATRKKLETGKEHAYHSQFMAKIDCNVPLETDIKSLKLQGFNITTLEPLLVKLELKQFSKQIQTIQSLLGGNPLEIHPPQNSETENQDEDEQTWFFSAADTAQKQETTRLIQPWIVDTQEKLTQLTNILKTHTDPENPVAWDTETTALNPRHAQLVGLGCCWGSQPTEVAYIPISHQQGKQLEKQEVLQILQPILESEQYPKVLQNGKFDRSILWRCENIDLAGVVFDTLLASYLLDPEGIHNLSHLAQKYLNLSVPTYNELVPKKQTIADVDIPSVAYYCGMDVYTTRRISYHLKEELAAIPPLHRLLLEVEQPLEPVLADMEYCGIRVDTDYLASLSAKLHQDLEKLAAQAHEAASEEFNLDSPKQLSYLLFEKLGLNPKKSRKTKSGNYSTDAKTLEKLQGDHPVVDAILEYRRLAKLKSTYVDALQELVDPNTQRVYTHFNQTKTSTGRLSSSEPNLQNIPIRTAFSRQIRQAFIPEKDWLLVAADYSQIELRILAHLSQEPVLLDAYQNNRDVHTVTAQLLFDKDKEAVTDEERRLGKTINFGVIYGMGAARFAQEAGVSFKEGKKFIERLKEQYPAVFWFLEHTKREAISQGYVETILGRRRTFHFASRRLRQLQGCPVDEITPEQYQKIDQGDAQLLRAAANAPIQGSSADIIKKAMVEIHNLLQPYQSRLLVQVHDELILEMPPGEWEQLRPKIQGMMENAVKLRVPLVVEAKVGKNWMEAK